The sequence ATGCTGAAATTCATCGTGTCTGCCGCGGAGGGTGAAGCGTATTTATTTAGAATGTCGCCGGAAGTAAACGAAAGCAATCCGGTCAGAAGTGTGGCTGTAAAATTTGCAAAATGGATGTGGCGCCTGAAAAGATACGCAACAAGCCATAGAGCCACCCAGATACCGAGGACGGGAATCGAGATTAGCAGCGCTCCGCCTGCAGCCGTCGCCAATCCCCTGCCTCCTTTGAAGTTAATCCAGAATGAATAACAATGCCCCAAAACCGCTCCGATTAATGCAATCATCATAAATTCGAATTTATGTCCGAAAAGAGATTCTGCGATCCAAACGCTCAGTAATCCTTTCAACG comes from Melioribacter roseus P3M-2 and encodes:
- a CDS encoding glycerol-3-phosphate acyltransferase is translated as MNYLLSLLIGVMLGSIPTAYLLLRKKNIDVTKAGSGNVGAMNSYEVTNSKLIGLIVFAIDSLKGLLSVWIAESLFGHKFEFMMIALIGAVLGHCYSFWINFKGGRGLATAAGGALLISIPVLGIWVALWLVAYLFRRHIHFANFTATLLTGLLSFTSGDILNKYASPSAADTMNFSILVSLMLLIILSKHIVPIKEYFTGLAKNKKGD